One region of Candidatus Eisenbacteria bacterium genomic DNA includes:
- a CDS encoding 4Fe-4S dicluster domain-containing protein has translation MIARRRARIVVWTRRAVQGIAFVLFLSLLLATRSPADGPPDGALSLFFDLDPLLLAATWLSARSLEGLSLLALATVVLTILLGRVFCGWICPFGTLHNMIATIRSRKTRLLSGGDAFSRWQRAKYYVLFGLAAMAILGAHWIGVFDPIALFYRSVAVAVLPSLHYSVEAISTAIYHQDPRAGPLSLASISEPVYRLLRDHVFVVKRAAFAGSTLVFLVFLAAALFNLFRTRFWCRYVCPLGALLGLFAGRTLLRLRSENEACGGCNLCRLACPAAAQPELPGKWLPVECFGCWNCVAACKQDAIDFRWESPFRKTPAGSIDLRRRAVLASAFGGAGALLAMRLSPRAQARTYNPELIRPPGSRPEASFLDRCVQCGMCMKVCPTNALHPATLQGGLEGIWTPVLVPRLGYCEYECNLCGAVCPTSAILPLPLPEKKEVRIGLALIDTTRCLPYAYERDCIVCEEHCPIPDKAIYFVETPVRLRDGTVRVLKQPRMDPDLCTGCGICEYVCPFKDLAAIRVTSANESRHPRNRPLLPVFPGAGGYEDKEGSEEEPRGREAAGSWAGGGGSL, from the coding sequence GTGATCGCCCGAAGGCGCGCGCGGATCGTCGTCTGGACGCGGCGCGCGGTGCAGGGAATCGCTTTCGTTCTCTTTCTCAGTCTTCTTCTCGCGACGCGCTCTCCGGCGGATGGTCCACCGGACGGAGCTCTCTCCCTCTTCTTCGACTTGGATCCTCTTCTTCTGGCGGCCACCTGGCTTTCCGCCCGTTCCCTCGAGGGGCTTTCCCTTCTGGCGCTCGCTACCGTCGTCCTCACGATCCTTCTCGGGCGCGTCTTTTGCGGGTGGATCTGTCCCTTCGGCACGCTCCACAACATGATCGCGACGATCCGATCGAGGAAGACGCGTCTTCTCTCCGGCGGCGATGCGTTCTCCCGCTGGCAGCGCGCGAAGTACTACGTTCTCTTCGGGCTCGCCGCGATGGCGATCCTCGGCGCGCACTGGATCGGCGTCTTCGATCCGATCGCTCTCTTCTACCGGAGCGTCGCCGTGGCTGTTCTTCCCTCGCTCCACTACTCGGTGGAGGCGATCTCGACGGCGATCTACCACCAGGACCCGCGCGCCGGCCCTCTTTCTCTTGCGTCGATCAGCGAGCCGGTCTACCGATTGTTGCGCGACCACGTTTTCGTCGTGAAACGAGCGGCGTTCGCGGGGAGCACGCTCGTGTTTCTCGTCTTTCTCGCGGCGGCGCTTTTCAACCTTTTTCGCACCCGGTTCTGGTGCCGTTACGTGTGCCCTCTCGGCGCGCTCCTCGGTCTCTTCGCCGGACGAACCCTTCTCCGGCTTCGATCCGAGAACGAGGCGTGCGGGGGATGCAACCTCTGCCGTCTCGCCTGCCCGGCGGCGGCGCAGCCGGAATTGCCGGGCAAGTGGCTTCCGGTCGAGTGCTTCGGTTGCTGGAACTGCGTCGCCGCGTGCAAGCAGGACGCGATCGATTTTCGCTGGGAATCGCCCTTCAGAAAGACGCCGGCCGGCTCGATCGATCTTCGACGCCGCGCCGTCCTCGCTTCCGCCTTCGGCGGCGCCGGCGCGCTGCTCGCGATGCGTCTCTCTCCTCGCGCGCAGGCGCGCACGTACAACCCTGAGCTGATCCGTCCGCCCGGCTCGCGTCCGGAAGCGAGTTTCCTCGACCGGTGCGTGCAGTGCGGAATGTGCATGAAGGTGTGCCCAACGAACGCGCTTCATCCGGCGACGCTCCAGGGCGGACTCGAGGGGATCTGGACCCCCGTGCTCGTTCCGCGCCTCGGATACTGCGAGTACGAATGCAATCTTTGCGGGGCGGTCTGTCCGACATCCGCCATCCTTCCTCTGCCTCTTCCGGAGAAGAAGGAGGTCCGCATCGGGCTCGCCTTAATCGACACGACCCGCTGCCTTCCGTACGCGTATGAACGGGATTGCATCGTCTGCGAGGAGCATTGCCCGATCCCGGACAAGGCGATCTACTTCGTCGAGACGCCGGTTCGCCTAAGGGACGGAACGGTCCGCGTGTTGAAGCAGCCGCGCATGGATCCGGATCTTTGCACCGGATGCGGGATCTGCGAATATGTTTGTCCTTTCAAGGATCTGGCGGCGATCCGCGTGACGAGCGCCAACGAGAGCCGTCATCCGAGGAATCGTCCGCTCCTTCCCGTCTTCCCCGGCGCGGGCGGCTATGAAGACAAGGAAGGGAGCGAGGAGGAACCGCGAGGTCGAGAGGCCGCCGGCTCGTGGGCCGGAGGCGGGGGATCACTATGA
- a CDS encoding DUF362 domain-containing protein, which translates to MTNTTRREFLRQAAAAAGAAALAPYAVWADGETDASPPDMCIARWAGDPVGEDAVDKMAAALTERSIESLGGMGRFVSRGDVVWIKPNIAWNRAPELAATTNPAVVAALVRLSLDAGARKVKVGDNTCHDARQSYRSSGIEAAAREAGAEVVFLDENRFRDVKIGGRVLDKWPLYPEILEADLLINVPVAKHHGLSRATLAMKNYMGIIGGNRGAWHQDLAGCLCDITAFIKPRLSILDCARVLTDRGPQGGNLSDVKRMDTVAASIDIVALDAFGAELLGHDPARIGTVKAAQAAGLGRIAYRELRLREVAVS; encoded by the coding sequence ATGACGAACACAACGAGACGTGAGTTCTTGAGGCAAGCGGCGGCCGCCGCGGGGGCGGCCGCGCTCGCGCCCTACGCGGTCTGGGCGGACGGCGAAACCGACGCCTCGCCCCCCGACATGTGCATCGCAAGATGGGCGGGCGATCCGGTCGGAGAGGACGCTGTCGACAAGATGGCCGCCGCTCTCACGGAGCGCTCGATCGAGAGTCTCGGGGGCATGGGGCGCTTCGTGAGCAGGGGGGACGTCGTCTGGATCAAGCCGAACATCGCCTGGAACCGCGCTCCGGAGCTCGCCGCGACGACGAACCCCGCGGTCGTCGCCGCGCTCGTGCGCCTCTCGCTCGATGCCGGCGCTCGCAAGGTGAAGGTCGGGGACAACACCTGCCACGACGCGAGGCAGTCCTACCGTTCGAGCGGCATCGAGGCGGCCGCGAGGGAAGCGGGCGCGGAGGTCGTCTTCCTCGACGAGAACCGCTTCCGCGACGTCAAGATCGGCGGCCGCGTTCTCGACAAGTGGCCTCTCTATCCTGAGATCCTCGAGGCCGATCTCCTGATCAACGTTCCGGTCGCGAAGCATCACGGGCTCTCCCGCGCTACCCTCGCGATGAAGAACTACATGGGGATCATCGGAGGGAATCGCGGGGCGTGGCATCAAGATCTCGCGGGCTGCCTCTGCGATATCACCGCCTTCATCAAGCCGAGGCTCTCGATCCTCGACTGCGCGCGCGTTCTCACGGACCGCGGCCCGCAGGGAGGAAATCTTTCCGACGTCAAGAGAATGGACACGGTCGCCGCGTCCATCGACATCGTCGCGCTCGACGCGTTCGGGGCCGAGCTTCTCGGCCACGACCCCGCGCGGATCGGAACGGTGAAGGCGGCCCAGGCCGCCGGTCTCGGGCGGATCGCCTACCGGGAGCTCCGCCTGCGCGAGGTCGCCGTCTCGTGA
- a CDS encoding endonuclease/exonuclease/phosphatase family protein codes for MRRLIAAVLLASVLAIPPIFAEEIALATWNLLNYPGSTGPERAPYFRTVLGSLGPDVLVVQEMNGQSGVNAFLADVLEFVEPGVWSAGPFHDGFDTDRALFYRTGAIEVLGYGWLDTALRDIDWWHVRLPESGEEVRIYTLHLKASQGSDNEAKRLAECTILRNALDTLDADLPFVVAGDFNIYTASESAYQHLVLEGPGRLYDPIDQEGDWHDNAAYASIHTQSTRTTSFGGGATGGMDDRFDMILASVEMLDGVGLEIDADTYIAFGNDGAHLNQSIIQGGNAAVPPEVAEALHQSSDHVPLLAVLRAETSTSVAGAVLAAPLLAISPNPFNATATIRFTIDQPGDLVLVLYDAAGRRVGTLASGRFASGAFERSWDGKDDAGREAASGVYFARLVAGERSVVEKLVLIR; via the coding sequence ATGCGAAGACTTATTGCCGCCGTTCTCCTCGCGAGCGTTCTCGCGATCCCGCCGATCTTCGCGGAGGAGATCGCTCTCGCCACCTGGAACCTGCTGAACTACCCGGGAAGCACCGGGCCCGAGAGGGCGCCCTACTTCCGGACCGTCCTCGGAAGCCTCGGACCGGACGTTCTCGTCGTGCAGGAGATGAATGGGCAGTCCGGCGTGAACGCGTTTCTCGCGGATGTCCTCGAGTTCGTCGAGCCGGGAGTGTGGTCCGCGGGGCCTTTTCATGACGGCTTCGATACAGACCGTGCGCTCTTCTACCGCACCGGCGCGATCGAGGTCCTGGGCTACGGATGGCTCGACACCGCTCTTCGCGACATCGACTGGTGGCATGTCCGTCTCCCCGAGAGCGGCGAGGAGGTCCGCATCTACACACTTCATCTCAAGGCGAGTCAGGGGAGCGACAACGAGGCGAAGCGTCTCGCTGAGTGCACGATTCTCCGGAACGCCCTCGACACGCTCGATGCGGATCTTCCGTTCGTGGTCGCCGGGGACTTCAATATCTACACGGCATCGGAATCCGCCTATCAGCATCTCGTCTTGGAGGGGCCCGGGAGACTCTACGACCCGATCGATCAGGAAGGCGATTGGCACGACAACGCCGCGTACGCTTCGATTCACACGCAAAGCACGCGGACGACCTCCTTCGGAGGAGGAGCGACGGGCGGAATGGACGACCGCTTCGACATGATCCTGGCGAGCGTCGAGATGCTCGACGGCGTGGGCCTGGAGATCGACGCGGACACGTACATCGCTTTCGGAAACGACGGGGCGCACCTCAACCAATCCATCATTCAGGGGGGCAACGCGGCCGTCCCGCCGGAAGTGGCCGAGGCTCTCCATCAGAGCAGCGATCACGTCCCGCTTCTCGCGGTGCTCCGCGCGGAGACCTCGACCTCCGTCGCCGGAGCGGTTCTCGCGGCGCCCCTTCTCGCGATCTCTCCGAATCCATTCAACGCGACGGCGACGATCCGCTTCACGATCGATCAGCCGGGCGATCTCGTGCTCGTTCTCTACGACGCGGCGGGACGCCGGGTCGGCACGCTCGCCTCCGGGCGCTTCGCGAGCGGCGCGTTCGAACGTTCCTGGGACGGGAAGGACGATGCGGGGCGCGAGGCCGCCTCGGGTGTCTACTTCGCGCGGCTCGTCGCGGGCGAGCGATCAGTCGTCGAGAAGCTCGTCCTGATTCGTTGA
- a CDS encoding isoamylase early set domain-containing protein produces the protein MKKTYSTKGQTCKVTFDLPPDVQAKSASVCGDFNGWDPAKHPMKRKKGGGFSVTVSLKPGMQYRFRYLLDGKKWENDWAADRYLPNSFGSEDSVINV, from the coding sequence ATGAAGAAGACGTATTCGACAAAGGGCCAAACGTGCAAGGTGACGTTCGACCTGCCTCCGGACGTCCAGGCGAAGTCGGCGTCTGTCTGCGGCGATTTCAATGGTTGGGATCCGGCGAAGCATCCGATGAAGCGGAAGAAAGGAGGCGGCTTCTCCGTCACCGTCTCCCTGAAGCCGGGGATGCAATACCGTTTCCGCTACTTGTTGGACGGCAAGAAGTGGGAGAACGATTGGGCTGCGGACCGCTACCTTCCGAACTCCTTCGGGAGCGAGGACTCGGTCATTAACGTCTAA